The proteins below come from a single Cupriavidus pauculus genomic window:
- a CDS encoding ATP-binding protein has protein sequence MTHNGDDIEAAMVRLLYRQSHGILFANFVIPAAVVYALRDTPSYHLLLAWMGAIYVLTFCRIGLSLKFFRHGDSATTTPRQWVTRFAIFSWLSAALWGFLGSLWLLPPEPEWVAFACIVLAGMACGAMPGLSARLGVYIGFMTIMVAPFVITCMLRDESIYSVFLMFALALYVVNVYFGRVTYRNLLSGVQLRFENVALIGQLERERDRANAANLAKTRFLAAASHDLRQPLHALGLLSASLSAVAERGDVGADGARQLGRRLDTTLERMGGLLDGLLDVSRLDAGLVTIRRRPLPLATLLDDIRDEYVEQARRQGCRLDVVVTEAWIDSDPELLRRILDNLLSNAIRYAPMARILVGARRRPGAMEIQVIDSGPGIAPEQQALVFEEFAQLTDAPAEQGLGLGLAIVRRLAGLLGHPISLRSTPGKGSNFSVTVPLARDGAAPSAIDAPLSAFSGGVQPLECYGVMLVDDDPQILSALSDLLKFWGHLVYAGASVEEACAAHQRAREQGPAPVHLVLADFRLANQVTGDQAIAWLREYLDAPVPGLIVTGDTAPDRLRALHASGYRVLHKPISADALRLAIAQTVQDARDGLEDEND, from the coding sequence ATGACCCACAACGGTGACGACATCGAGGCCGCCATGGTGCGGCTGCTGTATCGTCAGTCGCACGGCATCCTGTTTGCCAATTTCGTGATTCCGGCGGCGGTCGTCTACGCGCTACGCGACACCCCCTCCTACCATCTGCTGCTCGCATGGATGGGCGCCATCTATGTGCTCACGTTCTGCCGCATCGGTCTGTCGCTGAAGTTCTTCCGGCACGGCGACTCGGCAACGACTACCCCCAGGCAGTGGGTCACGCGCTTCGCCATTTTCTCGTGGCTGTCCGCGGCGTTATGGGGGTTCCTCGGTTCCCTGTGGCTGCTCCCACCCGAACCGGAGTGGGTGGCCTTCGCATGCATCGTGCTGGCCGGCATGGCCTGCGGCGCAATGCCCGGCCTGTCGGCGCGGCTGGGCGTGTACATCGGCTTTATGACCATCATGGTGGCGCCGTTCGTGATCACATGCATGCTGCGCGACGAGTCGATCTACAGCGTGTTCCTGATGTTCGCGCTCGCGTTGTACGTGGTTAACGTCTACTTCGGCCGCGTGACGTACCGCAACCTGCTGTCGGGCGTGCAGCTGCGCTTCGAGAATGTCGCGCTGATCGGGCAACTGGAGCGGGAACGCGACCGCGCCAATGCCGCCAACCTCGCCAAGACCCGTTTCCTCGCCGCCGCCAGCCACGATCTGCGCCAGCCGCTGCATGCGCTGGGTTTGCTGTCGGCCTCGCTGTCGGCGGTCGCCGAGCGCGGCGATGTCGGCGCCGATGGCGCGCGCCAGCTCGGCCGGCGCCTCGACACCACGCTCGAGCGCATGGGTGGCTTGCTCGACGGGCTGCTCGACGTGTCGCGTCTCGACGCGGGCCTCGTCACCATACGCCGCCGGCCGCTGCCGCTCGCGACGCTGCTCGACGATATCCGCGACGAGTATGTGGAGCAGGCCCGCCGCCAGGGCTGCCGGCTGGACGTGGTAGTCACCGAAGCCTGGATCGACAGCGATCCCGAACTGCTGCGGCGGATTCTGGATAACCTGCTCAGCAACGCCATCCGCTATGCGCCCATGGCGCGCATTCTCGTCGGCGCGCGGCGCCGGCCCGGCGCGATGGAGATCCAGGTCATCGACAGCGGCCCCGGCATCGCGCCCGAGCAGCAGGCACTCGTCTTCGAGGAGTTCGCGCAACTGACCGATGCGCCGGCGGAGCAGGGGCTCGGCCTCGGGCTCGCGATCGTACGCCGGCTGGCCGGCCTGCTCGGCCATCCCATCTCGTTGCGCTCGACGCCCGGCAAGGGCAGCAATTTCTCCGTCACCGTGCCGCTCGCGCGCGACGGTGCCGCGCCGTCCGCGATCGATGCGCCGCTATCGGCGTTTTCGGGTGGCGTCCAGCCGCTGGAGTGCTATGGCGTGATGCTCGTGGACGACGATCCCCAGATCCTGTCCGCGCTGAGCGACCTGCTCAAGTTCTGGGGGCATCTGGTCTACGCGGGCGCCTCGGTCGAGGAGGCCTGCGCCGCGCACCAGCGCGCGCGCGAGCAGGGCCCGGCACCCGTGCATCTGGTCCTCGCGGACTTCCGGCTGGCCAATCAGGTCACCGGGGACCAGGCGATCGCGTGGCTGCGCGAATATCTCGATGCGCCCGTCCCGGGCCTGATCGTCACCGGCGATACCGCGCCGGACCGATTGCGCGCGCTCCATGCCAGCGGTTATCGCGTGCTGCACAAGCCGATCTCCGCGGACGCACTGCGCCTGGCCATCGCGCAAACCGTGCAGGATGCGCGCGATGGGCTGGAAGACGAAAACGACTAG
- a CDS encoding 3'-5' exonuclease family protein, translated as MPTPHDAYTYLPERLTSRDAGTLDAHALAAALARPIVFVDLETTGANAQNDRITEIGVVEVGPDGISEWDTLVDPRMSIPPFIQNMTGITDDMVRGQPTFESLAEALAERLQGRLFVAHNARFDYGFLKNEFRRAGITFRADVLCTVRLSRALYPSVERHGLDALIARFGLTPKGRHRALADAELLWQFWQRIHDQYSVDLVESAVKSLVKQASLPAGLEETALDDVPDRAGVYLFHGDDDAPLYVGKSIHLRQRIRSHFSGDHTNEKEMRLARAVRRVEWRETGGEVGALLLEAQLVKSLQPLHNRQLRQTHELFSWELPHGLSAPRLRSNRHIDLSRHADLHGVYASKGSAIAHLRALADEHRLCLTTLGIEGRTRRGNPCFARQVHRCDGACVGEETMASHRERLVAALQTSALRPWPFAGAIAWREGPAPQPWHVVEDWCYLGSVAQLEAAAGLVTGNGEANPVRFDADTYQILLPHLATLIADAVPIEATRPFMLTALPPLLPAPAAQAPTRATKRKTQSASILQQPLFA; from the coding sequence ATGCCGACGCCTCACGATGCCTATACCTACCTGCCGGAACGCCTGACTTCACGCGATGCCGGGACCCTCGATGCGCACGCGCTCGCCGCCGCGCTGGCGCGGCCGATCGTGTTCGTCGATCTGGAGACCACCGGCGCGAACGCGCAGAACGATCGCATTACCGAGATCGGCGTCGTCGAGGTGGGGCCCGACGGGATCTCCGAATGGGACACCCTCGTCGATCCGCGCATGTCGATTCCGCCATTTATCCAGAACATGACCGGCATCACGGACGACATGGTCCGTGGGCAGCCGACGTTCGAGAGCCTGGCCGAGGCGCTGGCGGAGCGCTTGCAGGGGCGATTGTTCGTCGCTCATAACGCGCGCTTCGACTATGGCTTTCTAAAGAACGAGTTTCGCCGGGCCGGCATTACCTTCCGTGCGGATGTGCTGTGCACGGTGCGGCTTTCGCGCGCGCTATACCCGTCCGTGGAGCGGCATGGGCTCGATGCGCTGATCGCGCGTTTCGGGCTGACACCGAAGGGGCGCCACCGCGCGCTGGCCGATGCGGAACTGCTCTGGCAGTTCTGGCAGCGGATTCACGATCAGTATTCGGTGGACCTCGTCGAGTCGGCCGTGAAGTCGCTGGTCAAGCAGGCGAGCCTGCCCGCCGGGCTCGAGGAGACCGCGCTGGACGATGTGCCCGATCGCGCCGGCGTCTATCTGTTCCATGGCGACGACGATGCGCCGCTGTACGTCGGCAAGAGCATTCATCTGCGCCAGCGCATTCGTTCGCATTTCTCGGGGGACCACACCAACGAGAAGGAGATGCGGCTCGCGCGTGCCGTGCGCCGCGTGGAATGGCGCGAAACCGGTGGCGAGGTGGGCGCGCTGCTGCTCGAAGCGCAACTCGTGAAGTCGCTGCAGCCGCTGCACAATCGCCAGCTGCGGCAGACGCACGAACTGTTCTCTTGGGAGCTGCCGCACGGACTGTCCGCGCCGCGGCTGCGTTCGAACCGCCATATCGACCTGAGCCGCCATGCGGATCTGCATGGCGTGTACGCGAGCAAGGGGTCGGCCATCGCCCATCTGCGCGCATTGGCCGATGAACATCGGCTATGCCTGACCACGCTCGGCATCGAAGGCCGTACGCGGCGTGGCAATCCCTGCTTTGCGCGGCAGGTGCATCGATGCGATGGCGCGTGCGTCGGCGAAGAGACGATGGCGAGCCATCGCGAACGGCTGGTAGCGGCGCTGCAAACCTCGGCGCTGCGGCCGTGGCCGTTCGCGGGGGCGATTGCATGGCGCGAAGGACCGGCTCCGCAGCCATGGCATGTGGTCGAGGACTGGTGCTATCTGGGCTCGGTCGCGCAGCTCGAAGCGGCCGCCGGACTCGTGACCGGCAACGGCGAGGCAAATCCGGTGCGTTTCGATGCCGATACCTATCAGATCCTGCTGCCGCACCTGGCCACACTGATCGCCGACGCGGTGCCGATCGAAGCCACGCGCCCATTCATGCTGACCGCGTTGCCGCCACTGCTGCCCGCCCCGGCCGCGCAGGCGCCGACGCGTGCCACGAAACGAAAGACTCAGTCCGCCAGCATCCTGCAGCAGCCTTTGTTCGCTTGA
- a CDS encoding GNAT family N-acetyltransferase, producing MSPDRWHTDRPAREDIPAIVRAVLAPRFAIRALSLDDDIATLHRWFVMDYARYWNMQHLSLAETRQFYADLHTAGHGCACVGSHDGQRAFVAEFYDPTHEPLAGHFAVHPDDIGMHFLVAPVSVRIPHFTRDVLRHVMAFAFYALGARRVVVEPDVRNERVHALNQAVGFRYDRQIQLPQKTAWLAFCTRSDFERSLSGDVTDAYTA from the coding sequence ATGTCACCTGACCGCTGGCACACCGATCGCCCCGCCCGCGAGGATATCCCCGCCATCGTGCGCGCGGTGCTCGCCCCGCGCTTCGCCATACGGGCCCTGTCGCTCGACGACGATATCGCCACGCTGCACCGCTGGTTCGTCATGGACTATGCGCGCTACTGGAACATGCAGCATCTGAGTCTCGCGGAAACCCGGCAGTTCTACGCCGACCTGCACACGGCCGGCCACGGCTGCGCATGCGTCGGGTCGCACGACGGTCAGCGGGCCTTCGTCGCCGAGTTCTACGACCCCACTCACGAGCCGCTCGCCGGTCACTTCGCCGTGCATCCCGACGATATCGGCATGCACTTCCTCGTGGCGCCGGTCTCGGTACGCATTCCCCATTTCACACGCGACGTCCTGCGCCATGTCATGGCCTTCGCGTTCTACGCGCTGGGCGCGCGGCGCGTGGTCGTGGAGCCCGACGTCCGCAACGAACGCGTTCACGCCCTCAATCAAGCGGTCGGTTTCCGCTACGACCGTCAGATCCAGCTGCCGCAGAAAACCGCGTGGCTGGCCTTCTGTACCCGATCGGATTTCGAACGATCGCTCTCTGGAGACGTTACCGATGCATACACCGCCTGA
- a CDS encoding IucA/IucC family protein translates to MHTPPDVSLPARRAREPQHVVDHLDPSVWATVNRLLVRKALAEFAHESVIAPAPAGKPDADNWRAYRVDADTAGCHYRFRARIMALHHWRIDPASIERIADGPKSGDPLDALTFVNDFRRTLGIPADKLPIYLDEISSTLFGAAYKHTRPYLTADELVEQDYQVYEAAMTEGHPCFVANNGRLGFDADEYRTYAPETGSRFAIVWLAVHRDYAHFASVPGLDHDTLLARELGADRLASFRQTLHRLDLDPSRYLFMPAHPWQWFNKLSIAFAADVANRRIVALGYGEDLYAAQQSVRTYFNTSHPEKCYVKTSLSVLNMGFMRGLSPHYMAGTPAINAYLHERIASDGTLRDYGFSILREVASVGYRNRYYEAALESDSPYKKMLSALWRESPIGKLQQGERLMTMAALLHVDPAGRALLPALIRRSGMPALAWLRSYLRAYLEPLVHCFYAHDLVFMPHCENLILVLSAHRVTRVFMKDIAEESAILDKDAALPDDVARLAVDVPDDYKLLGLFIDVFDGVFRHLSHLLVEHGVCTEDAFWQLVADTVHEYQAAHPALQHKFRRYDLFQPEFRHSCLNRLQLRNNLQMVNLADPASSLTMAGTLRNPLAKYRRN, encoded by the coding sequence ATGCATACACCGCCTGATGTATCGCTGCCCGCGCGACGCGCGCGCGAGCCGCAACATGTCGTTGATCACCTCGACCCGAGCGTCTGGGCCACGGTCAACCGGCTGCTGGTCCGCAAGGCACTCGCCGAGTTCGCCCACGAGTCCGTCATCGCCCCGGCGCCGGCCGGCAAGCCCGATGCCGACAACTGGCGCGCGTATCGCGTCGATGCCGACACCGCGGGATGCCACTACCGTTTTCGCGCGCGAATCATGGCCCTGCACCACTGGCGCATCGATCCCGCCTCCATCGAACGCATCGCCGACGGCCCGAAGTCCGGCGATCCGCTCGATGCGCTGACGTTCGTCAACGACTTTCGGCGCACGCTGGGGATTCCCGCGGACAAGCTCCCGATCTATCTCGACGAAATCAGCAGCACGCTCTTCGGCGCGGCCTACAAGCACACGCGCCCCTACCTCACCGCCGACGAGCTCGTGGAGCAGGACTATCAGGTCTACGAAGCCGCCATGACCGAAGGACACCCGTGCTTCGTGGCCAACAATGGCCGCCTGGGGTTCGATGCGGACGAATATCGAACCTATGCGCCCGAGACGGGTTCGCGCTTCGCCATCGTCTGGCTCGCCGTGCATCGCGACTACGCGCATTTCGCGAGCGTGCCCGGACTCGACCACGACACGCTGCTGGCGCGCGAGCTAGGCGCCGACCGTCTGGCTTCGTTCCGCCAGACGCTGCATCGGCTGGACCTCGATCCGTCGCGCTACCTGTTCATGCCCGCCCACCCGTGGCAGTGGTTCAACAAGCTGAGCATCGCATTCGCCGCCGATGTGGCCAATCGCAGGATCGTCGCACTCGGTTACGGCGAGGACCTCTACGCGGCGCAGCAGTCGGTGCGCACCTATTTCAACACGTCGCACCCCGAGAAGTGCTACGTCAAGACTTCGCTGTCGGTACTGAACATGGGCTTTATGCGCGGTCTATCGCCGCACTATATGGCGGGAACACCGGCCATCAACGCCTATCTCCACGAACGGATCGCGAGCGACGGTACGCTGCGGGACTACGGATTCTCGATTCTGCGAGAAGTCGCTTCGGTCGGCTACCGCAACCGGTACTACGAAGCGGCGCTCGAGAGCGATAGCCCGTACAAGAAAATGCTGTCGGCCCTCTGGCGCGAGAGTCCGATCGGCAAGCTGCAACAGGGCGAACGATTGATGACGATGGCGGCGCTGCTGCATGTCGATCCCGCGGGCCGGGCGCTGCTGCCGGCGCTGATTCGACGCTCGGGCATGCCGGCGCTGGCGTGGCTGCGCAGCTACCTGCGCGCGTATCTGGAACCGCTGGTCCACTGCTTCTACGCGCACGATCTGGTGTTCATGCCGCACTGCGAGAACCTGATCCTGGTCCTCTCGGCGCATCGCGTCACGCGCGTGTTCATGAAGGATATCGCCGAAGAATCCGCGATCCTCGACAAGGATGCGGCGCTGCCGGACGACGTCGCCCGTCTCGCGGTGGATGTGCCCGACGACTACAAGCTGCTTGGCCTGTTTATCGATGTGTTCGACGGCGTCTTCCGGCACCTGAGCCATCTGCTCGTCGAGCATGGCGTCTGCACCGAGGATGCATTCTGGCAATTGGTTGCCGATACCGTGCACGAATACCAGGCCGCGCATCCCGCGCTGCAACACAAGTTCAGGCGGTACGACCTGTTCCAGCCGGAATTCAGGCATTCGTGCCTGAACCGCCTGCAGCTGCGCAATAACCTGCAGATGGTCAACCTCGCGGATCCGGCTTCGAGCCTGACGATGGCGGGGACACTGAGAAATCCGCTGGCGAAATATCGGCGCAACTGA
- a CDS encoding histidine phosphatase family protein gives MAMLFLVRHGQASFGAENYDRLSDVGRQQARWLGEYFRDRGVAFRRVLAGSLVRQQDTAAEILAGMGVASGAAGLDIGTHAGLNEYDGEALYRCFTDGADHRAHQNGDYRDYWRTFRAAFQAWTEDRLAGMPETWADFGARMRGALTHATEGAAREDALLVVSSGGAIGRAVADLLGAPTATAIELNLQFRNTAFCEVIVGRDTQRLLSFNNVPHLDLPGRREALTFA, from the coding sequence ATGGCCATGCTCTTTCTTGTCCGTCACGGACAGGCTTCCTTCGGCGCCGAGAACTATGACCGCCTTTCCGACGTCGGCCGGCAGCAGGCGCGCTGGCTCGGCGAATATTTCCGCGATCGCGGCGTGGCTTTTCGCCGAGTGCTGGCCGGCTCTCTCGTGCGCCAGCAGGACACAGCGGCCGAAATTCTTGCGGGCATGGGGGTGGCGAGCGGCGCGGCGGGCCTCGATATCGGCACGCACGCGGGTCTCAACGAGTACGACGGCGAGGCGCTGTATCGATGCTTCACCGATGGGGCCGATCATCGCGCCCATCAGAACGGCGACTATCGCGACTACTGGCGCACGTTCCGCGCGGCCTTTCAGGCGTGGACCGAGGACCGCCTTGCGGGCATGCCCGAGACCTGGGCGGACTTCGGCGCCCGCATGCGGGGCGCACTGACCCATGCGACGGAAGGCGCCGCGCGCGAGGATGCGCTGCTCGTGGTGAGCTCGGGTGGCGCGATCGGCCGCGCGGTGGCGGACCTGCTCGGCGCGCCGACCGCGACGGCGATCGAGCTCAACCTGCAGTTCCGCAATACGGCGTTCTGCGAGGTCATCGTCGGGCGCGACACGCAGCGGTTGCTGAGCTTCAACAACGTGCCGCACCTCGACCTGCCCGGGCGCCGGGAGGCGCTGACCTTCGCCTGA
- a CDS encoding SDR family oxidoreductase: protein MNAATQSQTSHNAGTAADGRKVALVTGGSRGIGAAIAERLAGDGFAVIVNYAGRASEAEALVARIVKAGGRAVAAQADVSDPAAVARLFDTAETAFGGIDVLVNSAGIMKVATMAESTDELFDRQVAINLKGTFNTLREAARRLRSGGRIVNVSSSVVGLYQPMYAAYAATKAGVEAMTHVLTKEMRGREITVNTVAPGPIATQLFFEGKSEEVIARAAKAPPLERLGKPEEVASVVSMLAGPDGSWVNGQTIRVNGGVI from the coding sequence ATGAATGCAGCGACTCAATCCCAGACCTCCCACAACGCGGGTACCGCCGCCGACGGCCGCAAGGTCGCGCTCGTCACGGGCGGCTCGCGTGGCATCGGCGCCGCGATTGCCGAGCGGCTGGCCGGCGACGGCTTTGCCGTTATCGTCAACTACGCGGGCCGCGCTTCGGAAGCCGAAGCGCTGGTTGCCCGCATCGTCAAGGCCGGCGGCCGCGCGGTCGCGGCGCAGGCCGACGTCAGCGATCCGGCCGCGGTGGCGCGCCTGTTCGATACGGCAGAGACCGCGTTCGGCGGCATCGATGTGCTCGTCAACAGCGCCGGCATCATGAAGGTCGCCACCATGGCCGAGTCCACCGACGAGCTGTTCGACCGGCAGGTGGCCATCAACCTCAAGGGCACGTTCAACACGCTGCGCGAAGCTGCGCGCCGCCTGCGTTCGGGCGGCCGCATCGTCAACGTGTCGTCGAGCGTGGTGGGGCTCTATCAGCCGATGTACGCCGCCTATGCGGCGACCAAGGCGGGTGTGGAAGCAATGACGCACGTGCTGACCAAGGAAATGCGCGGTCGCGAGATCACTGTGAACACGGTCGCGCCGGGCCCCATCGCCACGCAGTTGTTCTTCGAGGGCAAGTCGGAAGAGGTCATCGCGCGTGCGGCCAAGGCGCCCCCGCTCGAACGCCTGGGCAAGCCGGAAGAAGTCGCATCGGTGGTCTCGATGCTGGCCGGCCCCGACGGTTCCTGGGTCAATGGCCAGACCATCCGCGTGAACGGCGGCGTGATCTGA
- a CDS encoding mechanosensitive ion channel family protein translates to MSNDDLTPMLLPPRPRSIRDLVRPALAFVLLTWLSLTMLAAPPAHAASANPLIAAAQKLEASASPPASEPLAQSLDQIIGTLQNDKQRQALVDQLKTLRSGLDASGVAAPGPASGAQAGLIGVVTKALDQVDSSLDKQHGALQYWSWRIRFAGEEWHAALTMHDTRPKIVSIREFGTVLVAWGVAGWLLWELGRRLHQRRLQPARPTHLPSVPSWIDVGIYFMRRIGPWIVAFALTVLLTYQVFGRTPASMAAVLVALSIVCGALLTAFCQVIFAVFSSAHRATAVRDLLHHSPWLLFATGALAALGEAATDSRVIAALGASLSALIGTFANILAAVLIAIFAIRFRRQIGHLISFRPLATRQSYPAWMDVLRLAGQAWHLPVLAVVIASVLGTLMASGRADEILRRAVVSVTLFVAATLLNLVVGRSPKSTTRPPRLRDRLRSAYIARFGRFAVALMRVVIWFAFLEITARVWDTSLMQLAQSTLFGRHVVQATVSVIAIVLLAWLIWLLIDTAITQTLSPTHGRVGQQPSLRAKTILPLVRNASFVALLIIALIAVLANLGVNVTPLLAGAGVVGLAIGFGAQSLVQDLITGLFIVIEDSIAIGDSIELPDHSGVVEGMTIRTVRLRDGKGALHTLPYSQIKAVKNLSRGYAYAVFNISVAYDSDFDRALEIIRSTGTEVSRDHRYSRNLLSSLDILGLDRFDPNGIVVLAQYKTRPLMQSEIARAFNVRLKRNFDKAGIRMAAPRVTVQVDGGAAHTDAEIQAGQAAADDIAKAAGAATITSAATNSA, encoded by the coding sequence ATGTCGAACGATGACCTGACGCCCATGCTTCTGCCGCCGCGCCCTCGCTCCATTCGGGATCTCGTGCGTCCGGCATTGGCGTTCGTCCTGCTGACCTGGCTGAGTCTGACGATGCTGGCCGCGCCGCCCGCCCACGCGGCGTCGGCCAATCCGCTGATCGCCGCGGCGCAGAAGCTCGAGGCCAGCGCGTCGCCGCCCGCGAGCGAGCCGCTCGCGCAATCGCTCGATCAGATCATCGGCACGCTGCAGAACGACAAGCAGCGCCAGGCCCTCGTCGATCAGTTGAAAACGCTGCGGAGCGGGCTCGACGCCTCGGGCGTGGCGGCGCCCGGACCGGCCAGCGGCGCGCAGGCGGGACTGATCGGCGTGGTGACGAAGGCGCTCGATCAGGTCGATAGCAGCCTGGACAAGCAGCACGGCGCGCTCCAGTACTGGAGCTGGCGTATCCGCTTTGCGGGCGAGGAATGGCACGCCGCCCTGACCATGCACGACACGCGGCCGAAGATCGTCTCGATTCGCGAGTTCGGGACCGTGCTGGTGGCATGGGGCGTCGCGGGATGGCTGCTCTGGGAACTCGGGCGGCGCCTCCATCAGCGCCGGCTGCAGCCGGCACGGCCGACGCATTTGCCCAGCGTGCCCTCGTGGATCGACGTGGGCATCTATTTCATGCGCCGCATCGGACCCTGGATCGTCGCCTTCGCGCTGACCGTGCTGCTGACCTATCAGGTCTTCGGCCGGACCCCCGCGAGCATGGCCGCGGTGCTGGTGGCGCTGTCGATCGTCTGCGGCGCGCTGCTGACAGCGTTCTGCCAGGTGATCTTCGCGGTGTTCTCGTCCGCGCATCGCGCCACTGCCGTGCGCGACCTGCTGCACCATTCGCCGTGGCTGCTGTTTGCCACGGGCGCGCTGGCCGCGCTGGGCGAGGCGGCCACCGACAGCCGGGTGATCGCGGCGCTGGGCGCGAGCCTGTCCGCGCTGATCGGCACCTTTGCCAATATTCTCGCGGCCGTCCTGATCGCGATATTCGCCATCCGGTTCCGCCGGCAGATCGGCCACCTGATCTCGTTCCGGCCGCTCGCGACACGCCAGTCCTACCCCGCATGGATGGACGTGCTGCGGCTGGCGGGCCAGGCATGGCATCTGCCCGTGCTGGCGGTGGTCATCGCGTCCGTGCTCGGCACGCTGATGGCCAGCGGACGGGCCGACGAGATCCTGCGCCGCGCCGTGGTATCGGTGACGCTGTTCGTGGCCGCGACGTTGCTGAACCTCGTGGTCGGCCGCTCGCCCAAATCGACCACACGGCCGCCGCGCCTGCGCGATCGCCTGCGCTCCGCCTATATCGCGCGCTTCGGCCGCTTTGCGGTGGCGCTCATGCGCGTGGTCATCTGGTTTGCGTTCCTGGAGATCACCGCGCGGGTCTGGGATACCTCGCTGATGCAGCTCGCGCAATCGACGCTGTTCGGCCGGCACGTGGTGCAGGCCACCGTGAGCGTGATTGCCATCGTGTTGCTCGCGTGGCTGATCTGGCTGCTGATCGATACCGCGATCACGCAGACGCTCTCCCCCACGCATGGCCGCGTCGGGCAGCAGCCGAGCCTGCGCGCGAAGACGATCCTGCCGCTGGTGCGCAACGCGTCGTTCGTTGCGCTGCTGATCATCGCGCTGATCGCGGTGCTCGCGAACCTTGGGGTCAACGTCACGCCGCTGCTCGCGGGCGCGGGCGTGGTGGGCCTGGCCATCGGTTTCGGCGCGCAGAGTCTCGTGCAGGATCTGATCACGGGCCTGTTCATCGTGATCGAGGACTCGATCGCGATCGGCGATTCGATCGAGCTGCCCGACCATTCGGGCGTGGTGGAAGGCATGACCATCCGGACCGTGCGCCTGCGCGACGGCAAGGGCGCGCTCCATACGCTGCCCTATAGCCAGATCAAGGCCGTCAAGAACCTGTCGCGCGGGTACGCGTACGCCGTGTTCAATATCTCCGTGGCCTACGACAGCGACTTCGATCGCGCGCTGGAGATCATCCGGAGCACGGGCACGGAGGTGTCGCGCGATCACCGCTATTCGCGCAACCTGCTGTCGAGCCTCGATATCCTCGGTCTCGACCGATTCGACCCGAATGGCATCGTCGTGCTTGCGCAGTACAAGACGCGGCCGCTCATGCAATCCGAAATCGCGCGCGCGTTCAACGTCCGCCTCAAGCGCAATTTCGACAAAGCCGGTATCCGCATGGCCGCCCCGCGCGTGACGGTGCAGGTGGATGGCGGCGCCGCGCATACGGATGCCGAGATCCAGGCTGGGCAGGCTGCCGCCGACGATATTGCCAAAGCCGCGGGAGCAGCAACCATCACTTCCGCAGCCACGAATTCTGCCTGA